The following are encoded together in the Pseudomonas sediminis genome:
- a CDS encoding NAD-dependent succinate-semialdehyde dehydrogenase, producing MPLDHPLLFKSLCYVDGHWLHSDEGASIAVHNPADQSVIGHVPMLGEQQIVAAVDAAQRAFADWREQSLETRASLLRRWAELILQHQEDLARILSQEQGKPLAEARGEIRYAASFIPWFAEEARRLYGQTIPSHIPGAQLGTVKEPVGVCALLTPWNFPSAMITRKAAAALAAGCTVVVKPAHETPYSAFALAQLAEEAGLPAGVFNVVLGEPQMAMETLIKDTRVRSVSFTGSTRVGKLVLQAAADDVKKVALELGGNAPLIVCADADLDHAVQVALDAKFQTSGQDCCAANRILVERPIYEEFLQRFAKAVRGLRVGPGHDARNQIGPLMHQAALDVTAARVTDAIEQGARLLAGGEPHALGGWFWQPTLLADVTDSMRIYREENFAPIAGVRPFDTLDEAVAMANDTEYGLAAYICSNRVDVVHPLIRRLDHAMVAVNGTKFTGHPIPFGGMKASGLGREGGTEGFEPFVETKYFCIHHQGQRY from the coding sequence ATGCCCCTCGACCATCCCCTGCTGTTCAAATCGCTGTGCTATGTCGACGGTCACTGGCTGCACAGTGACGAGGGCGCCAGCATTGCCGTGCACAACCCGGCCGACCAGAGCGTGATCGGCCATGTGCCGATGCTTGGTGAGCAGCAGATCGTAGCCGCAGTGGACGCCGCCCAGCGCGCTTTCGCCGACTGGCGCGAGCAGAGCCTGGAAACCCGCGCGTCGCTGCTGCGGCGCTGGGCCGAGCTGATCCTGCAGCATCAGGAAGACCTGGCGCGCATCCTCAGCCAGGAACAGGGCAAGCCGCTGGCCGAAGCCCGTGGCGAGATCCGCTACGCCGCCAGCTTCATTCCCTGGTTCGCCGAAGAGGCGCGCCGGCTCTACGGCCAGACCATTCCCAGCCATATCCCTGGTGCCCAGCTCGGTACGGTGAAAGAGCCGGTCGGTGTCTGTGCCCTGCTCACACCGTGGAATTTCCCCAGCGCGATGATCACCCGCAAGGCCGCCGCGGCGTTGGCCGCCGGTTGTACCGTGGTGGTCAAACCGGCACACGAGACGCCCTATTCCGCCTTTGCCCTGGCGCAACTGGCCGAGGAGGCCGGCTTGCCAGCCGGTGTGTTCAACGTGGTATTGGGTGAACCGCAGATGGCCATGGAAACCCTGATCAAAGATACCCGTGTGCGCTCGGTGAGCTTCACCGGCTCGACTCGCGTCGGCAAGCTGGTGCTACAGGCGGCTGCTGATGATGTGAAGAAGGTGGCGCTGGAACTGGGCGGCAATGCGCCGCTGATCGTTTGCGCCGATGCCGATCTCGATCACGCCGTGCAGGTGGCGCTGGATGCCAAGTTCCAGACCTCCGGCCAGGACTGCTGCGCCGCCAACCGTATTCTGGTCGAGCGCCCCATTTATGAAGAATTTCTACAGCGCTTCGCCAAGGCCGTGCGCGGCCTGCGCGTCGGCCCTGGGCATGACGCGCGCAACCAGATCGGTCCGCTGATGCACCAGGCTGCGCTGGACGTGACGGCCGCACGGGTTACCGATGCCATCGAACAGGGCGCGCGCCTGCTGGCCGGTGGCGAACCGCATGCGCTGGGCGGTTGGTTCTGGCAGCCGACGCTGCTGGCCGACGTCACTGACAGCATGCGCATCTACCGCGAGGAGAACTTCGCCCCCATCGCTGGCGTGCGCCCCTTCGACACGCTGGACGAAGCCGTGGCCATGGCCAATGACACCGAATACGGCCTGGCCGCCTACATTTGTTCCAACCGCGTGGATGTCGTTCATCCGCTGATCCGCCGCCTCGACCACGCTATGGTCGCGGTCAACGGCACCAAGTTCACCGGCCACCCGATCCCCTTCGGTGGCATGAAAGCTTCCGGTCTCGGCCGTGAGGGCGGTACGGAAGGCTTCGAGCCCTTCGTCGAGACCAAATACTTCTGCATTCATCATCAGGGCCAGCGCTACTGA
- a CDS encoding aspartate aminotransferase family protein, giving the protein MSHYDELFAQDRAHFMHPSTHAHDHASGALKGRIITGASGIRIRDHEGRELLDAFAGLYCVNIGYGRTEVAEAIYKQAKELAYYHTYVGHSTEAIIELSARIIDWAPKGMKKVYYGLSGSDANETQIKLVRYYNNVLGRPAKKKIISRQRGYHGSGIMTGSLTGLASFHQHFDLPAPDIKHAACPHFYKAPAGMDEAAFVRHCAEDLERLILAEGPDTVAAFIGEPVMGTGGIIVPPKGYWQAIQAVLAKYDILLIADEVVCAFGRLGTPMGSQMFGMQPDLITTAKGLTSAYAPLSAVIVGEKVWNVIDEASSRDGAMGHGWTYSGHPICAAAALANLDILEKENISANAADVGAYLNQQLRQTFEGHPLVGEVRGVGMLAALEFMADKEARTPFDAALKVGPRVSAACLERGMIARAMPHGDILGFAPPLVLTKAEADEVVGIAKAAVDAVASEVL; this is encoded by the coding sequence ATGAGCCATTACGACGAGTTGTTCGCCCAGGACCGTGCCCACTTCATGCACCCGTCCACCCACGCTCACGACCACGCCAGCGGCGCACTCAAGGGGCGCATCATCACCGGCGCTTCCGGCATCCGTATTCGCGACCACGAAGGCCGCGAGCTGCTCGATGCATTTGCCGGCCTGTACTGCGTGAACATTGGCTACGGGCGTACCGAAGTGGCCGAGGCCATCTACAAGCAGGCCAAGGAGCTGGCCTACTACCACACTTACGTCGGCCACTCGACCGAGGCCATCATCGAGCTGTCGGCGCGCATCATCGACTGGGCGCCGAAGGGCATGAAGAAGGTCTACTACGGCCTGTCTGGCTCGGACGCCAACGAGACCCAGATCAAGCTGGTGCGTTACTACAACAACGTGCTCGGCCGCCCGGCGAAGAAGAAGATCATCTCCCGCCAGCGCGGCTACCACGGCTCGGGCATCATGACCGGCAGCCTCACCGGCCTGGCCAGCTTCCACCAGCACTTCGACCTGCCGGCGCCGGACATCAAGCACGCCGCCTGCCCGCATTTCTACAAGGCGCCGGCCGGCATGGACGAAGCGGCTTTCGTGCGCCATTGCGCCGAGGATCTGGAGCGCCTGATCCTGGCCGAAGGTCCGGACACCGTGGCCGCCTTCATCGGTGAGCCGGTGATGGGCACCGGTGGCATCATCGTGCCGCCCAAGGGCTACTGGCAGGCGATCCAGGCGGTACTAGCGAAGTACGACATCCTGCTGATCGCCGACGAAGTGGTCTGCGCCTTTGGCCGTCTGGGCACGCCGATGGGCAGCCAGATGTTCGGCATGCAGCCGGACCTGATCACCACCGCCAAGGGTCTGACCAGCGCCTACGCGCCGCTGTCGGCGGTGATCGTCGGTGAGAAGGTGTGGAACGTGATCGACGAGGCCTCTAGCCGCGACGGCGCCATGGGCCATGGCTGGACTTACTCAGGTCATCCGATCTGCGCTGCGGCTGCGCTGGCCAACCTGGATATTCTCGAAAAGGAAAATATCTCCGCCAACGCCGCCGATGTCGGCGCCTATCTCAACCAGCAACTGCGCCAGACCTTCGAAGGTCATCCCCTGGTGGGCGAAGTGCGCGGTGTCGGCATGCTTGCCGCGCTGGAGTTCATGGCTGACAAGGAGGCGCGCACGCCCTTCGATGCCGCGCTCAAGGTCGGCCCGCGCGTCTCTGCCGCCTGCCTGGAGCGCGGCATGATCGCCCGCGCCATGCCGCACGGCGACATCCTCGGTTTCGCCCCGCCGCTGGTGCTGACCAAGGCCGAGGCGGACGAGGTAGTGGGGATCGCCAAGGCGGCGGTGGATGCGGTGGCCAGCGAGGTGCTCTGA
- a CDS encoding tetratricopeptide repeat protein — protein MSTEALEKMLAKGMDNALLRFGLGKAHLDGGNAVQAAEHLQRCVEFDPTYSAAWKLLGKALQAEGDLDGARQAWQQGIAAAQAKGDKQAEKEMTVFLRKLDKQR, from the coding sequence GTGAGCACTGAGGCACTGGAAAAGATGTTGGCCAAGGGCATGGACAACGCCCTGCTGCGGTTCGGCCTGGGCAAGGCCCACCTGGATGGCGGCAATGCGGTGCAGGCGGCCGAGCACCTGCAACGCTGCGTGGAATTCGACCCTACCTATTCAGCGGCGTGGAAGCTGCTGGGCAAGGCGCTGCAGGCCGAAGGCGACCTCGACGGCGCGCGCCAGGCCTGGCAGCAGGGCATCGCCGCCGCTCAGGCCAAGGGCGACAAGCAGGCCGAGAAAGAAATGACCGTGTTTTTGCGCAAGCTGGACAAGCAACGCTGA
- the trkA gene encoding Trk system potassium transporter TrkA, producing the protein MKIIILGAGQVGGTLAEHLASEANDITVVDTDGDRLRDLGDRLDIRTVQGKGSFPTVLRQAGADDADMLVAVTNSDEVNMIACQVAYTLFHTPTKIARVREAAYLTREALFDNEAIPVDVLISPEQVVTNYIKRLIEYPGALQVIDFAEGKAQLVAVKAYYGGPLVGQQLRQLRQHMPNVDTRVAAIFRRNRPIMPKGDTVIEADDEVFFIAAKAHIRAVMSEMRRLEDSYKRVVIAGGGNIGERLAEAIESRYQVKIIEMNPARCRYLSENLDSTIVLQGSASDRDLLVEENINDADIFLALTNDDEANIMSSLLAKRLGARKVMTIINNPAYVDLVQGGEIDIAISPQLATIGTLLTHVRRGDIESVHSLRRGAAEALEVIAHGDAKSSKVIGRAIADIALPPSTTIGAIIRDEQVLIAHDNTVIESGDHVILFLVDKKYIRDVERLFQAGLTFF; encoded by the coding sequence GTGAAAATCATCATTCTCGGCGCCGGCCAGGTGGGCGGCACCCTGGCGGAACACCTCGCCAGCGAAGCCAACGACATCACCGTGGTCGACACCGATGGTGATCGCCTGCGCGACCTTGGTGACCGCCTGGACATCCGTACCGTACAGGGCAAGGGCTCCTTCCCCACCGTGCTGCGCCAGGCTGGTGCTGACGATGCCGACATGCTGGTGGCGGTAACCAACAGCGACGAAGTCAACATGATCGCCTGCCAGGTGGCCTACACCCTGTTCCATACGCCGACCAAGATCGCCCGCGTACGCGAGGCGGCTTACCTGACCCGCGAGGCGCTGTTCGACAACGAGGCGATTCCGGTCGACGTGCTGATCAGCCCCGAGCAGGTGGTGACCAACTACATCAAGCGCCTGATCGAATACCCGGGCGCCCTGCAGGTGATCGACTTCGCCGAAGGCAAGGCGCAGCTGGTGGCGGTCAAGGCCTACTACGGCGGCCCGCTGGTGGGTCAGCAACTGCGCCAGTTGCGCCAGCACATGCCCAACGTCGACACCCGCGTCGCGGCGATCTTCCGCCGCAACCGGCCGATAATGCCCAAGGGCGACACCGTGATCGAGGCCGATGACGAAGTGTTCTTCATCGCTGCCAAGGCGCACATCCGCGCGGTGATGAGCGAGATGCGCCGCCTCGAGGATAGCTACAAGCGCGTGGTGATCGCCGGTGGCGGCAACATCGGCGAACGCTTGGCCGAAGCCATCGAAAGCCGCTACCAGGTGAAGATCATCGAGATGAACCCGGCGCGCTGCCGCTACCTGTCGGAGAACCTCGACAGCACCATCGTGCTGCAGGGCAGCGCCTCGGATCGCGACCTGCTGGTGGAGGAGAACATCAACGATGCCGACATCTTCCTCGCCCTGACCAACGACGACGAGGCCAACATCATGTCCTCGCTGTTGGCCAAGCGCCTGGGTGCGCGCAAGGTGATGACCATCATCAACAACCCGGCCTATGTCGACCTGGTACAAGGCGGCGAGATCGACATCGCCATCAGCCCGCAGCTGGCCACCATCGGCACCCTGCTGACCCACGTGCGCCGTGGCGATATCGAAAGCGTGCACAGCTTGCGCCGTGGCGCGGCGGAAGCGCTGGAGGTGATCGCCCATGGCGATGCCAAGTCGAGCAAGGTGATCGGCCGCGCCATCGCAGACATCGCCCTGCCACCGAGCACCACCATCGGCGCCATCATCCGCGATGAACAGGTACTGATCGCCCACGACAATACGGTGATCGAGTCTGGCGACCACGTGATCCTGTTCCTGGTCGACAAGAAGTACATCCGCGACGTCGAGCGCCTGTTCCAGGCGGGGTTAACCTTCTTCTGA
- the rsmB gene encoding 16S rRNA (cytosine(967)-C(5))-methyltransferase RsmB, producing the protein MNPRLAAARALTAVLSGKASLGSSLPPQLDKVEHHDRALAQDLAFGAARWQPRLQLLADKLLEKPFKAADKDVEALLLIGLYQLLHSRIPEHAAIGETVGCAGALKKPWAKGLLNAVLRRAQREHEEIFAELDRDPVLHTAHPRWLQKQLKAFWPEHWQAICAANNAHPPLILRVNRRHGSRDAYLTELRNTGINTEPCAFSRDGVRLLQPCDVTTLPGFKDGRVSVQDEAAQLAADLLELTPGQRVLDACAAPGGKTCHLLEVEPGLSEVVAVDLEAKRLARVRENLDRLHLEATLIAADGRDTGAWWDGRPFQRILLDAPCSATGVIRRHPDIKLTRQPEDIPALAQLQGELLDALWPTLAPGGILLYATCSVLPTENSETIAAFLARTADAQEVAIAGEFGLQPAHGRQLLPQLDGHDGFYYAKLFKRPQVL; encoded by the coding sequence ATGAACCCGCGCCTGGCCGCCGCCCGCGCCCTGACTGCCGTGCTCTCTGGCAAGGCTTCGTTGGGCAGCAGCCTGCCGCCGCAACTGGACAAGGTCGAGCATCACGACCGCGCCCTGGCACAGGATCTGGCCTTCGGCGCCGCACGCTGGCAACCGCGCCTGCAACTGTTGGCCGACAAACTGCTGGAAAAACCCTTCAAGGCTGCCGACAAGGACGTGGAAGCGCTGCTGCTGATCGGCCTCTATCAGTTGCTGCACAGCCGCATCCCGGAGCATGCCGCCATCGGCGAGACGGTCGGCTGCGCCGGCGCGCTGAAAAAGCCCTGGGCCAAGGGACTGCTCAATGCCGTGCTGCGCCGCGCCCAACGCGAGCATGAAGAGATTTTCGCCGAACTGGATCGCGATCCAGTGCTGCACACCGCGCACCCGCGCTGGCTGCAAAAACAGCTCAAGGCCTTCTGGCCCGAGCACTGGCAAGCCATCTGCGCCGCCAACAACGCGCATCCGCCCCTGATCCTGCGGGTCAATCGCCGTCACGGCAGCCGTGACGCGTATCTCACCGAACTGCGCAACACCGGCATCAATACCGAGCCCTGCGCTTTCAGCCGTGACGGCGTGCGCTTGCTGCAACCCTGCGACGTGACCACGCTACCAGGCTTCAAGGACGGCCGCGTCAGCGTCCAGGACGAAGCTGCGCAACTGGCCGCCGATCTGCTCGAACTGACGCCAGGCCAACGCGTACTGGATGCCTGCGCAGCACCGGGCGGCAAGACCTGCCACCTGCTGGAAGTCGAGCCGGGACTCAGCGAAGTGGTCGCCGTGGATCTGGAAGCCAAGCGCCTGGCGCGCGTACGCGAGAATCTCGACCGCCTGCATCTGGAAGCCACGCTGATCGCCGCCGACGGCCGCGATACCGGCGCCTGGTGGGACGGCCGGCCATTCCAGCGCATCCTGCTCGACGCGCCGTGCTCGGCCACCGGCGTGATTCGCCGCCATCCGGACATCAAGCTGACCCGCCAGCCCGAAGACATTCCCGCCCTGGCGCAGTTGCAGGGCGAACTGCTCGACGCGCTGTGGCCGACCCTCGCGCCGGGCGGCATCCTGCTTTACGCCACTTGTTCGGTACTGCCGACGGAAAACAGCGAGACCATCGCCGCCTTCCTCGCCCGCACCGCCGATGCACAGGAAGTCGCCATCGCTGGCGAGTTCGGCCTGCAGCCAGCCCACGGTCGCCAGTTGCTGCCACAGCTGGACGGCCACGACGGCTTCTACTATGCCAAGCTGTTCAAAAGGCCACAGGTACTCTGA
- the fmt gene encoding methionyl-tRNA formyltransferase yields the protein MRIVFAGTPEFAAEHLKALLASPHQIIAVYTQPDRPAGRGQKLMPSPVKQLAVEHGIPVYQPASLRNEEAQTELAALKPDLMVVVAYGLILPQVVLDTPRLGCINSHASLLPRWRGAAPIQRAVQAGDAESGVTVMQMEAGLDTGPMLLKVSTPINADDTGGSLHNRLAELGPQAVLKAIDGLAAGTLKGEVQDDALANYAHKLNKDEARLDFSRPAVELERLVRAFHPWPICHTTLNGDALKVHAAEIGEGRGEPGSILAADKQGLTVACGEGALRLTRLQLPGGKPLAFADLYNSRREQFVPGLVLGQ from the coding sequence ATGCGTATCGTCTTTGCCGGCACCCCGGAATTCGCCGCCGAACACCTCAAGGCCCTGCTGGCCAGCCCGCACCAGATCATTGCCGTCTACACCCAGCCGGATCGCCCGGCAGGTCGCGGCCAGAAGCTGATGCCGAGCCCGGTCAAGCAACTCGCCGTCGAGCACGGCATCCCGGTCTACCAACCGGCCAGCCTGCGCAATGAAGAGGCCCAGACTGAGCTGGCGGCGCTCAAGCCGGACTTGATGGTAGTAGTCGCCTACGGCCTGATCCTGCCGCAGGTGGTGCTCGACACCCCACGCCTGGGCTGCATCAACAGTCACGCCTCCTTGCTGCCGCGCTGGCGCGGCGCCGCGCCGATCCAGCGCGCAGTGCAGGCCGGCGACGCCGAGAGTGGCGTCACCGTGATGCAGATGGAGGCCGGCCTCGATACCGGGCCGATGCTGCTCAAGGTCAGCACGCCAATCAATGCTGACGACACCGGCGGCAGCCTACATAACCGCCTGGCTGAGCTTGGTCCGCAGGCCGTATTGAAAGCCATCGATGGCCTGGCTGCCGGTACGCTGAAGGGCGAAGTGCAGGACGATGCCCTGGCCAACTACGCCCACAAACTGAACAAGGATGAGGCGCGCCTCGACTTCAGCCGCCCGGCCGTGGAACTGGAGCGCCTGGTGCGCGCCTTCCATCCCTGGCCGATTTGCCACACCACGCTGAACGGCGATGCGCTGAAAGTGCATGCGGCCGAGATCGGAGAAGGCAGGGGCGAGCCGGGCAGCATTCTCGCCGCCGACAAGCAGGGCCTGACCGTGGCCTGCGGCGAAGGCGCGCTGCGCCTGACTCGCCTGCAGCTGCCCGGCGGCAAGCCGCTGGCCTTCGCCGACCTATATAACAGCCGCCGCGAGCAGTTCGTCCCCGGTCTGGTACTCGGTCAATGA
- the def gene encoding peptide deformylase, with the protein MAILNILEFPDPRLRTIAKPVDVVDDSIRQLVDDMFETMYDAPGIGLAATQVNVHKRVVVMDLSEDKSEPRVFINPEFESLTDEMDQYQEGCLSVPGFYENVDRPQKVKIKALDRDGQPYELIAEGLLAVCIQHECDHLNGKLFVDYLSNLKRDRIKKKLEKQHRQRA; encoded by the coding sequence ATGGCGATCCTGAATATCCTCGAATTTCCTGATCCACGCCTGCGTACCATCGCCAAACCGGTGGACGTCGTGGATGACTCCATCCGTCAACTGGTCGACGACATGTTCGAGACCATGTATGACGCACCCGGTATCGGCCTGGCGGCGACGCAGGTCAACGTGCACAAGCGCGTGGTGGTCATGGACCTGTCCGAGGACAAGTCCGAACCGCGGGTGTTCATCAACCCCGAGTTCGAGTCGCTGACCGACGAGATGGACCAGTACCAGGAAGGCTGCCTGTCGGTGCCCGGCTTCTACGAGAACGTCGACCGCCCGCAGAAGGTCAAGATCAAGGCGTTAGATCGCGATGGCCAGCCCTACGAGCTGATCGCCGAAGGCTTGCTCGCCGTGTGCATCCAGCACGAGTGCGATCACCTCAACGGCAAGCTGTTCGTCGATTACCTGTCCAACCTCAAGCGCGACCGCATCAAGAAGAAGCTGGAAAAACAGCATCGCCAGCGCGCTTGA
- a CDS encoding LysM peptidoglycan-binding domain-containing protein, which translates to MRKSLLALLFAAGGLALTSLAQAEVQLKDGHPDRYTVVKGDTLWDISGKFLRQPWKWPEIWHANPQVANPHLIYPGDTLNLVYVDGQPRLMLNRGESRGTIKLSPQVRSTPMAEAIPTIPLEAINSFLLSNRIVDTPEEFNGKPYVVAGNAERVVSGAGDRVYARGQFDEEHPTYGIFRQGKTYTDPETKEFLGINADDVGTGEIVAEEGDVGTMLLSRSTQEVRLGDRLFPTEERAINSTFMPSEPTSEINGLILDVPRGVTQIGQFDVVTLNKGVRDGLEIGNVLAIYKTGETVRDRVTGESVKIPDERSGLLMVFRTYDKLSYGLVLQASRQLAVMDKVRNP; encoded by the coding sequence ATGAGGAAATCACTACTCGCCCTGCTCTTTGCAGCGGGCGGACTGGCCCTGACCAGCTTGGCTCAGGCCGAAGTGCAACTCAAGGACGGTCACCCGGACCGCTACACAGTGGTCAAGGGCGATACCCTCTGGGACATTTCCGGCAAGTTCCTGCGCCAGCCGTGGAAATGGCCGGAGATCTGGCACGCCAACCCGCAGGTGGCGAACCCGCACCTGATCTATCCCGGCGATACCCTCAATCTGGTCTACGTGGACGGTCAGCCGCGCCTGATGCTCAACCGCGGCGAGTCCCGCGGCACCATCAAACTGTCGCCGCAAGTACGTAGCACGCCGATGGCCGAAGCGATCCCGACCATCCCGCTGGAGGCGATCAACAGCTTCCTGCTGAGCAACCGTATCGTCGACACCCCGGAAGAATTCAACGGCAAGCCTTATGTCGTTGCCGGTAACGCCGAGCGCGTGGTCAGCGGCGCTGGTGATCGCGTTTACGCCCGCGGCCAGTTCGACGAAGAGCATCCGACCTACGGCATCTTCCGCCAAGGCAAGACCTACACGGATCCGGAAACCAAGGAATTCCTTGGCATCAACGCCGATGACGTCGGCACCGGTGAGATCGTCGCTGAGGAAGGCGATGTTGGCACCATGTTGCTGAGCCGTTCGACTCAGGAAGTGCGTCTGGGAGATCGCCTGTTCCCGACCGAGGAGCGTGCAATCAACTCCACCTTCATGCCCAGTGAGCCAACCAGCGAAATCAATGGCCTGATCCTCGATGTGCCGCGTGGTGTGACCCAGATTGGTCAGTTCGACGTGGTCACCCTGAATAAGGGCGTCCGCGACGGCCTGGAAATTGGAAACGTGCTGGCGATCTATAAGACCGGCGAAACCGTACGTGACCGTGTTACCGGCGAGAGCGTGAAAATCCCGGACGAGCGTTCCGGCCTGCTGATGGTGTTCCGCACCTATGACAAGCTCAGCTATGGCCTGGTACTGCAGGCCAGCCGCCAGCTGGCGGTGATGGACAAGGTCCGCAACCCTTAA
- the dprA gene encoding DNA-processing protein DprA — protein MPASSSLSPAISPAELEARLRLHLLPELGPRRFRKLLSAFDSASAALSAPASAWRALGLPAACAEPRRNAEIRERAAAALHWLDEPGQHVLMWDDPGYPALLGELADAPPLLFVAGEPGVLEAPQLAMVGSRRASQPGLDNARAFARSLAGGGFVITSGLALGIDGAAHQGALEGGGKTVAVLGTGLQCLYPRRHVRLAAQISEQGGALVSELPLDCPPQASNFPRRNRIISGLSLGVLVVEASPSSGSLITARLAAEQGREVYAIPGSIHHPGARGCHQLIRDGATLVESIEHILEALRGWQAPAIQPTSTPLAGVEHPLLALLHAAPHSTEALMQASGWPLAEVLGALTELELDGLVCNESGRWMARSR, from the coding sequence ATGCCTGCATCCTCCTCGCTTTCCCCCGCTATCTCTCCTGCCGAACTCGAAGCCCGCTTGCGTCTGCATCTGTTGCCGGAGCTGGGACCGCGGCGTTTTCGCAAGCTTCTGAGTGCGTTCGATAGCGCCTCGGCTGCGCTCAGTGCGCCGGCCAGCGCCTGGCGCGCGTTGGGGTTGCCGGCAGCCTGCGCCGAGCCCCGGCGCAATGCGGAAATCCGCGAGCGGGCGGCTGCCGCCCTGCATTGGCTGGATGAGCCTGGTCAGCATGTGTTGATGTGGGACGATCCGGGCTACCCGGCTCTGCTCGGCGAGTTGGCGGATGCGCCGCCGCTGTTGTTCGTAGCGGGCGAGCCGGGCGTGCTGGAGGCGCCGCAACTGGCCATGGTCGGCAGTCGGCGGGCCTCGCAGCCAGGCCTGGATAACGCGCGTGCCTTCGCCCGCAGCCTGGCGGGCGGCGGTTTCGTCATCACCAGTGGTCTGGCCTTGGGGATCGATGGCGCTGCGCACCAGGGGGCGCTGGAAGGCGGCGGCAAAACGGTGGCCGTGCTGGGCACCGGCTTGCAGTGTCTGTATCCACGACGGCATGTGAGGCTGGCGGCGCAGATCAGTGAGCAAGGCGGTGCGCTGGTCTCCGAGCTGCCGCTGGACTGTCCGCCGCAGGCGAGCAATTTCCCGCGGCGCAACAGGATCATCAGCGGGCTTTCGCTGGGTGTGTTGGTGGTCGAGGCCAGCCCGTCCAGTGGTTCGCTGATCACCGCGCGCCTGGCTGCCGAGCAGGGGCGCGAGGTCTATGCCATCCCCGGATCGATCCATCATCCTGGCGCACGGGGCTGCCATCAACTGATCCGAGATGGTGCCACTCTGGTGGAAAGCATCGAGCATATCCTTGAAGCCTTGCGTGGCTGGCAGGCGCCAGCCATCCAGCCCACATCGACGCCGCTCGCTGGCGTCGAGCATCCATTGCTGGCCTTGTTGCATGCCGCGCCGCACAGCACCGAGGCGCTGATGCAGGCCAGCGGTTGGCCGCTGGCTGAGGTGCTGGGAGCTTTGACCGAACTGGAGCTCGATGGCCTGGTGTGCAACGAGTCCGGGCGTTGGATGGCGCGCAGTCGCTAG
- a CDS encoding L-threonylcarbamoyladenylate synthase, with translation MASNWQIQQTARVVREGGVIAYPTEAVWGLGCDPWNEEAVYRLLALKERPMRKGLILVADDIEQFDFLLDDLPEVWQERLACSWPGPNTWLVPHQNRLPEWVTGEHDSVALRVSDHPLVRALCRYTGPLISTSANPAGRPSARSRLRVEQYFPGELDKVLGGALGGRKNPSLIRDLRTGDVIRPS, from the coding sequence ATGGCCAGCAACTGGCAGATACAGCAAACGGCGCGAGTGGTGCGCGAGGGCGGCGTGATCGCCTATCCGACCGAGGCAGTCTGGGGCCTGGGCTGTGATCCCTGGAACGAAGAGGCGGTGTATCGTCTTTTGGCGCTCAAGGAGCGGCCGATGCGCAAGGGGCTGATTCTGGTTGCCGATGACATAGAGCAGTTCGACTTCCTGCTCGATGATCTGCCAGAGGTCTGGCAGGAGCGCCTGGCCTGCAGTTGGCCAGGCCCGAATACCTGGCTGGTGCCGCATCAGAATCGTCTGCCCGAATGGGTCACGGGCGAGCATGACAGCGTCGCCCTGCGCGTCAGTGATCATCCACTGGTACGTGCGCTGTGCCGCTACACCGGGCCGCTGATTTCCACCTCGGCCAACCCGGCTGGGCGTCCTTCGGCGCGTTCGCGCCTGCGCGTCGAACAGTACTTCCCCGGTGAGCTGGATAAGGTACTCGGCGGCGCGCTGGGCGGGCGCAAGAATCCCAGCCTGATTCGTGACCTGCGCACGGGCGATGTGATTCGCCCGTCCTGA